The genomic region GTTCGCGCACGTTTCACGAACCTCACAGACACATCGCAATTGTCTAGACCTGAGGAGGATTAAGTTCCGTTTGTTGTGAACAGCCGATGAATGTCTGATCGCATTTTCGTTGTGCGTCGCACGGTCTTTCTGCGCCTGCTGTCAGCCAGCGCGAGCCGTGATAGTTAAGCTCGATATTCGCTTTAGCGACCGGAGGCGGGGCGTGACGATCGAAAACAGTCTGCGAAGTGCCGAGGGACAGCAGCTCATCTCAAATGTTGCCTCAGCTTTCGGTATCGACAAACAAAAGGCGGCCGAGGCTGTACAGCTGCTTACCGATGAGCTCAGCGCTCGGATCCAGCGCGCCATGCTGTCCCGCGGGGGGGTAGCCGATGTCGTCTCGCTGGTGACGGCTCCAGCAGCGCAGCGGGCGCTTACGCGTCCTGATGCGCTTGCCACCTCGGGCGTCGCAGCGGACGGCGATGACATCCTCGACGTGCTTATCGGCAGCAAACATGTGAGCCGGGGCATCGCCCAGCGCACGGCGCGGATGACTGGGCTCGATCCGATAACGGTCCAGAAGTTGCTGCCAGTGGTCGCCAATTTGATGGTCGGCGAATTGCAGCGGCAATCGGGTCCGGCGATCGCCAAGGTCGCGGGAAGTCTTCCGGGACTTGGCGGTGCCGGCGGCAGCCCCTTGCCGCTACCCGGAGATATTTTCCCGCCTAGGGGGGCGAGTTCCAATTCCTCGTCTGACGATCTGCCAAGCGGACCGACATCCGGCGCGTCACGCGGGCCGATCGATGCCGGCAATCCGCTGCCGGTACCTGGCGACACGATACCCGGCGTCGGACGTCGCAATCGCTACCCCCAACCGGGTAAGGACGATAATCCGTATAGCCGATTGCCCGATATCGTCCGGCGCGGGGGCGAGCGCGTGCCGGGCCCGGACGGCGGCTCGCTGGAGACCGTCATCCGGTCGATCCTGGGCAATCTGCTCGGCTCAAACAGCGGCGTCGTCGGGACGATGATCAAGCTGTTTCTTGTTCGCTGGATCGTCTCGCTGGTCCGCCGGTTTTTGGCGGGCGCACCCAGTCGGCGCTAACGCAGGGAGCGACCCCATACATGCAAAGGGCCGCCCTGAAGGCCGGCCCTTTGATAGATTCGCGAAATGCAGAAGTGTTAGCGGCCCTTGCGGCACGGGCGAGCGTTGACATCGCAGCCCCAGCTCGACCCTTCACCTGAGCATTGTACGGTCTTGCTCGATGCCAACCCCCAATGCGCCCAGTCGGAACCGTATTCGAAATCGGTGAAATCGGCCCACGACTTGATCGCGGAAGCGATTGCCGCCTTTTTCGTGGCCCTGCCCGAGCTTGAACCGTAGTGGTAGTGATCAACGAAGCATGTCTTGTTGCCACGTTCGCGCTGCTGCGCGTGAATTGCGGCTAATCCCGTCTCATCCGCGAGCGCAGGAACTGCGCAGGCCACAACTGCAGCGGCGGCGAGCGCCGACTTCACCCATCCGAACCGATTCATCTGTTCCCGTCTCCGAAGACTAATGGAGGGCTAGTTCCCCCATTCCGGCTATTTCGCAGATTCAACAGCCGTTCAGAAAGCTTTGTCGAAGGGAGAGAAAAGAAATTGGAGGAGAGAGGCAATCCGGGCACAGCTTTCTTGTCCTAACTCGCCAACGCGTTTCGCAATTTGGACAAGCTCTAATTCTGCGCCCGAGTTTGGGTGTCTTTTACTTCACGGCGACGACCGAGATTTCAACGAGCATGCGCGGGTCGATGACCTTGGCCTCGACGCAAGCGCGCGCCGGAGCGCCTTCGCCGCCGAGCCATGCGCTCCAGGCCTTGTTCATGCCGTCGCGGCTACGGATGTCGCTGAGCCAGACAGTCGCCTGCACGATCTTTGCCTTGCCGGTACTGGCAAGCGCCAGCAGGCGGTCAATTTCGGCCAGAACTTCGGCGGTTTGGCCTTCGACGTCCTTGGACAGGTCGGTCGGGATGACGCCAGCGGTAAAGACAAAGCCGTTGGCCTCCGTGACCTTCGAATAGACGGGGGAGGTTTCGTAGCGGGTAACGGTCACTTGAGGTCTCCTGTATGCGGATGGATTGCCGGCGCCTCATAGCAGGCGCCCGCTCCGGCCAGAAGCCTCAAAGCAGCGGTGGGTCTTCGTGCCGCTCGCCGTCGATGACGAGACCTTTGAGCGCCGCTGTGCCGTCGGTGCCGACTGAGACGATTGCCTCGATTTTGTGGTCTCGGACCTTCTTTTCCAGATCGATGCCCGTACCTTCGGGCACGAAGTACTGCTCGATCCCGTAACGGACGCTGGCGTTGGTCTCGGCGGGGTTTTGCGTCGTCCAGGCCGATTGCACCGTGCCCTTGAGCACCACGTCTCCCGCCGTCACTTTCGAGGGATAGACGCTGCCGACGTGGGTTACGAGCCATCCGCCCTCCGGCTTTGGCGACAGCGTCACGAAGGCGTCGCCACCCGTAACGAAGCCCGCAAACTCGGGATCGCTTTCGGTGCTTGACGTCTTGATCCGGCTGATTTCGTAGCCGAGCGTCACGTAATCGCCGCGGAAGATATCGCGGGGGTCGAGCGGCTGAACCGCCAAGGTCACCTCGCGGCCCGACTTCAAAAGCCGGTCGCGCTCGTAGATCATGTTAAAGAGCGCCGCCGATTGAAGAAGCGCGACGCCGCCGAGCAGCGGCCACATCCATTTGCCGGTGGCGATCATGCGGGCAGGCCTCCAGTCGTGCTTCTGCGGGCCAAGCGGAGTGCTGCATACGCAAGCGCCGCGACGATCAGGGCCGCAATCAAGAAGAAGAGCGAGGTGCCGAGGATTGAGCCCACTGTCTGGCCGTAGAGCGCCAGAATTTCAATTGAGAACGCGATGTATCCGAGCCAAAGCGCACCGCGATTGCCCGTCGATAGCGCATGCGAAATGGCGGCGATCAGCAGCACGAGCGTGATGATCGCGAGCACGATAAGCCGCCCGACCGATGGACTTTCAAAAAATTGCAGTGCGAACAGCCCGGCGAAGGTGATGGCAATCGCATAGACAAATAAGGGCGCTACGATGTGTCCGAGATCGGGCCTGCTTTTTTCGAGGCCGACGAAACCTAGCGCTGCCAGCACGCCGACGATGGCGACGAGATCGTGCGAATGCCCGTGTCCCATCAGGTAGCCGAGCGACACGATGAAGACCGTCAGCGTCAGAGCAGACAGATGCAGCCCCGGCCACCAGCGCTGCCAAACGAACGCCATCGTCACCAAGCCCCAGCCGATCAAAAATGGCCAGTGCACGTCGCCGCTTGCCGCGACATGCATCGACGACCAGACACAGACGAGGATCATCGTCAGGGCCAGCGCCGGATTGGAGCGCAGCGCGACGCCCGATACGAGCGTTCCGATCCACCACAGCAGAAGGCCGTCCAACGGGTCGCCGGCGATGTGGTACATCTGGCTGACAAGCATGATGCTGGCGCCAAACATACCCGCGGAAAACAGAACGGCCGCGTCTGCCAGGTAGGGTTGTCCGCGCCTGCTGAACCAACCGGCGAGGCCATAGCCCGCCCAGATCGACGACAGCAGCAGCGCGAGGCGCGCCAGGCGCGGAACGTCCTCCCAGTGAGCCGCCACGAACGACAGCGCCGCAAAGCCGAACAGGACGCTCGCCAGAATTCCAAGCGCCGACGCCAGATTGAAGGCGTGCGCACCGTTCTCGACATCCGCAGCGATCGCCGCGCGCCCTTCGGTGCTCAGCCAGCCGTTCGACTGCCAACGATCAAGATCGCGGAGAAGGCGTCTTTTGTAAGGGGACCACATTTCGTCTCTTCACCGGAGCGACATACGTTTTAGCTATGAGATTGAAGAGCACGCCGACAATCCGTTGACCAGAGTGCGGCAGTCTCGTGGTTGCCGGTCGTTGCGTGACGCTCGCTGCAATTATCCGCAATTTCGCTCTTATTTTCAAATTTGTCACAGGATGGGGAGTTGTGCAGGCCTTGACGGGGCCACGCTTCTCGACCACTCTAGTTGCAAATGATTGTCATTTGCGACAACAGCAGGATGGATCGTGGACGCCCGCACACAACCGTCATCGACAGTATCTGAACGTCCCAATCAGGGAACATGGCGCAGTCCGGCTAAAGATCCATCCTTATCGGATGTTTTTCGCACTGTCCGTGTCTCAGACCACAACACCAGCTGGCGGCGCCTCGCGGCGTTTTTTGGCCCCGGCTACATGGTCGCCGTCGGATACATGGATCCGGGCAATTGGGCGACTTCGATCGCGGGCGGCTCGAAATTCGGCTATGCCCTGCTTTTCGTTGCGCTGCTTTCGAACATCATGGCGATTGTTTTGCAGTCGCTGTGCGCACGCCTTGCAATAGGCTCGGGGCGTGATCTCGCGCAGGCCTGCCGCGATGGCTATCCGCAGTGGGCGGCCTATCCGCTATGGCTGTTTGCCGAGATCGCCATTATCGCAACCGACGTAGCGGAAGTCATTGGTACGGCCATCGGCCTCAACCTGCTGTTCGGCATACCGCTCGAAATCGGCGTGCTGCTGACGGCGCTCGACGTTTTCGTCGTACTGTTGTTGCAGCGGCTCGGCTTTCGCTATCTCGAAGCCTTCATCATCACGATGCTGGGCGTTATCGCCATCTGCTTTGCGGTGCAGATCGCCATGGCCGATCCCGAATGGGGCGCCGTGATCCGCGGCTTTGCGCCGACGACGGAAATTTTGAAAAACCCCGAGATGCTCTATCTCGCGCTCGGCATCATCGGTGCAACGGTGATGCCGCATAATCTCTATCTGCATTCCGCGATCGTTCAGACGCGCGACTACGGCACGACGTCGGAGCAGAAGCATGAAGCCCTCAAGTTTGCGACGATCGACTCGACGCTGGCACTGTGTCTCGCGCTGCTCATCAATGCCTCGATCCTGATCCTTGCGGCCGCGGCGTTCTATACGGCCGGCAAGACGAACGTGGTCGAACTCAGCGAAGCGCAATCACTGCTGCATCCCCTGCTCGGCTCGGCCATCGCGCCGACGCTGTTTGGCATTGCGCTGCTCTGCTGCGGTTTGAATTCCACCGTCACGGCAACGCTTGCCGGACAGTCGGTAATGGAAGGTTTTCTGCACATCAGGCTGGCGCCCTGGGTGCGCCGGTTGATTACACGATCCGTTGCACTGCTTCCGGCCGCGGGCGTGACACTGCTCTATGGAGAAGCGGAGACGGGTAAACTGCTGATCCTGACACAGGTCGTCCTAAGCCTGCAGCTGCCGTTTGCCGTGATCCCGCTCGTGCAATTCACGGCGAGCCGCGGCAAGCTCGGCAACCTCGTTGCGCCGCGCTGGCTGACGGCCGTTGCCGTCGTGATTGCGGCCACCATCGTCATTCTTAACGCGAAGCTGGTTTACGACTATTTCGTGGGCTAATTGCGCGTGATTTGCCTTGCGCCGCGGCCACGCGTAAGAAGGCGCGTCGGGCTGACGATGCCGGGCTACCCTGCCCCCTCGGCCGACGAACCCATCCTCATTCCACGTCCGAAGGACCGCCGTGCAGACCGTTCGCTCATCTGTTGTTCACGTCATTGGCGCCGGGCTTGCCGGATCGGAGGCCGCCCATCAGATCGCAGCGACGGGCACGCCTGTCGTGCTGCACGAGATGCGGCCCGTGCGCTCGACCGAAGCCCATAAAACGGACGGCTTCGCCGAACTCGTCTGCTCGAACTCGTTCCGGTCGGACGACTGGGAAAACAATGCCGTCGGACTTTTACATGAAGAGCTCCGCCGCGCGGGCTCGCTCATCATGGCGGCAGCGGACATACACAAGCTGCCTGCCGGTGGCGCGCTGGCTGTCGATCGTGATGCATTTTCCGCGGAAGTCACGGCAAGGCTTTCGGCCAATCCGCTCGTCACCATCGAACGCGGTGAGATCGAAGGGTTGCCGCCTGATGATTGGGAAAACGTCGTCATCGCCACGGGTCCGCTGACGTCGCCGTCACTCAGCGCAGCACTCGGCAAGCTGACCGGAGAAGACTCGCTCGCCTTCTTCGATGCCATCGCGCCGGTCATTCATCGCGATTCCATCGACACGTCGATTGCGTGGTTCCAGTCACGCTACGACAAGGCGGGACCGGCGGGCACGGGCGCCGACTATCTCAACTGTCCGATGTCGAAGGACGAGTACAATGCCTTCGTCGATGCCCTGCTGGCGGGCGAAAAAACGGTCTTTAAAGAGTGGGAGGCTTCGACCCCCTACTTCGACGGCTGCCTGCCCGTCGAAGTGATGGCCGAGCGCGGACGCGATACGCTGCGCTATGGGCCGATGAAGCCGGTCGGGCTCGATGATCCGCGTACGGGGCGTTGGCCGTATGCCGTCGTACAGCTTCGGCAAGACAATGCGCTCGGCACGCTGTGGAATATGGTCGGCTTCCAGACCAAGCTGAAGCACGCCGAACAGGTGCGCATCTTCCGGATGATCCCCGGACTGGAGAATGCCGAGTTTGCACGGCTCGGCGGGCTGCATCGCAATACGTATCTCAATTCGCCGAAGCTGCTCGACCGCTCACTGCGTCTCAAGGCGATGCAGCGGCTGCGTTTTGCGGGACAGGTTACGGGCGTCGAAGGTTATATCGAGAGCGCTGCCATCGGCTTGCTCGCTGGGCGGTTCGCGGCAGCCGATGCAGTCGGCGTCGCCGCTGCTGCGCCGCCTCCGACGACGGCGCTTGGGGCGCTGCTCGATCACATCACGGGCGGCCATCTTAGCGTTGATGACGGCGAGCGTGGCGCGGCGCGATCATTCCAGCCGATGAACATCAACTACGGCCTGCTGCCGGATCTCGACGCCAATCCGACACACGATAAGAGCGGACAGAAGCTCAAAGGTCCTGAGCGCGGACGCGAGAAGAAGCGGCTCATGTCGCGACGGGCGCTAGCCGATCTCGCTCTGTGGCTCGGCGACGATGCGGCCGTGAAAAAGTCGGCGTAAATCCGTCTTCCTTATCGAGGCGACCCCCACCCTGCCCCCTCCCCGCAAGGGGGGAATTGGCGGCTACTATTGGCCTGCCGGCGCGAACGGCTTGGGCGCGAACTCATCATCGGCGGCGGGCGCTGACGGAGCGGGCGGCGCAAGCGGCTTGCTTTCGACAGCAGCCGGCGGCGATTGCGAGACAGCGGGAGCTTGGGCCGCGGCAGGCGCAGCAACAGGTGGCAGCGCACCGGCCGCGGGCGTCGCCGTCGTTGCGACAGGAGCGGGTGCATTCGGCGGCGCAGCCGTTGGTGCCGCCGGAGCCGGAATGGCGGAGCGTCGCAATTCGATGGCCTGGCCAGGCACTTCGGCGGGCGTCGCGGCGGCGGTGCTCGGTACGGTGATGCTTGGCGTGCCGATGCTCGGAGTGGTCGCGGGAGGCGGCTCGCTGCCCGGCGGCCCGGATGTCACGCCAATCGTTTCCATCGGTTTCGGCGTATCCTCGGGATCGGGTGCGCCGATGTCGTTGTCGTCGAACGGCGCGGGTGCAGCCGTGCCCGGCGGAATTGCACCAGTGACCGCGCCTCCGCTGCCAGCAGGACTTTTCGACAGGACCGATTTGACGTCCGGGATCTCGACGTTCGGCTCGGCGACAGGCGGTGCGGCGACTACTGGCGGCGGCACGGTATAGCCCGTTGCCGTCGCAGCGTCAGGACCGTCGCCGTATTTCGCGAGAATGGCCCTCGCCTTGTCCGCCACAGCGTCGGCGATGGCAGCCTGTCCTTCCGCAGTCGGATGGAAGGCGCCTGAATACGTCGATGCAAGGATCGCCTGGAACGGCGCGAACGGTTCGATCTTCAGATAGTTCGTCAGGAAGCCGGCGGCGGCGTGGAAGTTACCAGTCATGAAGGCATCGTTCGGTGTGCGGAACCAGCGCTGCCGGGCGGCATAGGGCCGATAGTCAGCCGGGTTGTAGGGCGTCCACATGCCATCTAGCTTGCGCGGAAGGCGCAGATCGTCGACTTCGCTCACGCCTTCGACGCTGAGGCCCGCGCAGATGCTGCGGCCAATGAATTCGCGGCGATGCGCTTCGACGTAGGTCCAGCCGAACTCTTGTGCGCTATCCCGCATCTGACGATTGAGCTTGTCGGCGAACCACATCGCGAGCTTCAACCTCGTCCGATCGAGCTGAAAATCAGGCACGACGTCCATGCCGGCATTGCCGCTGGCGCAGATCTGACTACCGTCGCCTTGCAGCGCGAGGCCCGGATATGCGACGAGCAAAATGCGATCGCTTTCCTCCCACGGCACGTAGAGCAGCGCGTGGATGGCGCGATTGAGCGCCTTATAGCGCGGTCCGAGGTTCTGAAGCGCGGTCGAGATTTCGGCGTCGCTATGAATTTCACCGAGCCAGCCGCCAAGCTCGCGCAGCAGGGACTCGTTCGAGAGCACCGTGTTCGCGAGAATGCGAGAGAAGCCGATGTCGTTGCCGCCTATGGAGAGCAATACGAGGTCGATCTTGCGGGCGGAATCCTGTGGACACTGATGCATGATCAGATCCTGCAGATCCGGCACCGCGCCGTTCTGGTCGTAGGCTTCGGTGAGCTTGACCAACTGGGTTTTGCTCTTTCCGCATTGCGCTTCGGCGACGGCTGAAAGCTGCGAATAGCGTGGCGGGTTGGGCACCCATTCGTTGCCCTTGTAACGCAAGAAAAGGCCGTCCGTGATCTCGGCGCCGGCACAAGAGACGCCGACGAAGGTGACGGCGCGATGCGGGTCTTCGATGGCGAGCTGAAGCGACGTGCGAAGCTGCTCGGAATAAAGCGAGCGGTGGCAGGCCTGATCGAGCCAGCGGGCATTTTCCTTGATGAAGGCGGCGTCGCCCAACTCTTTCCACGGCCCGATACGAGCAGGATAGCCCGTCAAGCTGGCGTACATGCCGAGCGTGCTGTAATCGGCCGTGCGTTCGCGTGAGAAACGCACCGGCATATCGGGATTGCCCTCGCCCGATGCAAAGCTGTCGCCCATGCCGGCGATCAGGATGTCCCGCACCTTGATGTCGATCTGCGCGATCTGACGGCCGCCGATTTGGACAGTCACCATTGCGCCGCCCGGATACGGCACTACGAAGCGCGCGGGCTCGCTGCACGGCTGCGTGATGGCATCCCCGCGCGGATTCTTGGTATCGCCGCGAGGCGCCGACAGCCATGTGCACGACAGCATCGACGGGCTATCGATGCCGGAAATTTTGGCGATGACGGCATGATGAGTCGGATTGATGTAATCGTCGTAGGCTTTGCACTTGAAGCGATTGTTGCTCCAGCAGGTCTTGTCGAACATCGACGCGGCCCAGCCGTCGCGATCGTCTCGCTGAAGGGAATGCTCTTCCGAGAGGATCGGCGTCGTTTTTTCGCGCGGGCCTAATGAGCGGTAGGTCTCGCGATGGGCGTTGGTGTCGTTCGGGTCGATGAAAAAGCGGAACGGGTTTTCGATACGCCACGTAATCGTAGGTGCAGCCTCGGCGCGGCTCGGCATTGCAAGTCCTGCAATGACGCAAGCCAGCGGAAGGAACAGCCCCGCTGCGATCGCTCGCAGCCCCCGTTTCAACATCGATGCCATCAGCCCTCTTCGTCGGCCGTCAAATGCGGCCGGACCACTGCGCGCGTGCGATACGCCACAATCGAGCCATCGGCGCGACGTCCACGATTTCGCGCGCCGGCTCATGCCGAGGCTTTTGCAAAGCGCGAAAATAGGGCTCGACGAGGGCAAGCGGCAAAAGGGCGGTCGTAAATAGCCTTGGTTTGCCCGTGAGATGACGCCGCACGTTGGCGAGTCCACGCCTGCCTTCTGCCGCCATCCAGGCGATTTGCGGCCGCCAGTCGGTCACCTCTTTTTGATCATAAGGGTTCGGCGATCTGGGCATCGGCAGGGGCGCGCGGCCGTGCATCAGTGCATAGGGCAGTTCAATCCCGAGCCGTGCAAAGCCCGACGCGCGGGCGGCGGCATCAACGAGCGCCTCGTCAAGGTCAACGCCAAGGATCGCGCCCGCGAGTAAAAACGGCGTGCCGTCGATGATGCGTAGGCGGGCGATGAGATCCTCGTCGGACGCCGGTTGCTCCGCGTAGAGCGCATCTGCATGGGCCTCCAGATAGCTCTCGATCCGCCCCAGCGACAGGGAGCGGCGGCGGATGACCTCGGCGAAGGCGTCGAGAACGGGATTGCCGGAACGGCCGCTTTCGCCGCGGCTAAGAAAGGCGTCGCGCCACCACGCAACACGGATTTCGCCGAGCATGGCTTCGCTCACCTGACGCGAGATGCGCTCGATTTCGCCGGTGAAGGCTGCGAGCGCGATCAAGTCATCGCGGGCGGCAGCAGGCGCAAAAAGCGCCGCATAGAAGCGGTCGGGCGCGTGGGTGCGGGCGCTCGTGCGCACCGTGTCGAAGGATGCTGTCGTTGCTACGGCGTCGGTCACGCTGTGGCTTTCGCTCGATGGAAACTACGGGACGTAAATAGCATCCTGACTCAATCTCTGCGCGGCCGGATGATGGAGACGTCTCAGGGAACGGCGATCAGGGCTGCTGCGATCGGGCGTTTTTCGGCGATCAGAATGTTGTAGGTGCGGGCCGCTGCCCCTGTCGACATCGGCTCGAGGCCGATGCCCGCCTTGGCGAACGCTTCGTAGATTTCCGGTTTGGGCCAGAGTTGCTTTTCGCCCGTGCCGAACAGCACGGTGATCGGCGGTTCGACGAGGTTCAGAAGGAATGCAATATCGCCGTCGGTCAGCGCATCGACGCTTGTCGCAGGCCATGCCCAGACACCCGACGGCAGACACAGGACTGAGCCACGATGGCTCATATCGGCGAACCGAAAGCCGCCGTTGCCGTACGCCGTTATCGGCGTCTCGTAGGGATAGCGGGCGACGTCGCGAGTCATGACGGCGCCGCCCTGCTTTCGACCTTAAGCCTTGGCCTTCGACTTCGTCGTAGCCATCGCCTTTGCGGCAGCATCGCTCCAGTCGCGCTTGACGCCGAGGTAGCCCAACAGCGGCGCGGCGATGAAGATCGACGAATAGGTGCCAATCACGACGCCCAAGAGCATCGCAAGGTTGAAGCTGCGGATTACCTCGCCGCCGAAGATATAGAGGGAAAGCAACACTGCGACCGCAGTGGCACCCGTCAGGATCGTGCGCGACAGCGTCTCGTTGATCGAGAGATTCAGAAGCTCGTTGAGCTCCATCTTCTTAAACTTGCGCAGGTTTTCGCGGATGCGGTCTGAGACGACGACGGTGTCGTTCACCGAATAGCCGAGAATGGTCAGAAGCGCGGCCACCGTCGACAGATCGAATTCGAACCGGAACAGCGAAAATATGCCCGCCGTGACCAGCACGTCGTGCGTCAACGCGACCACGGCGCCGAGCGCGAACTGCCATTCGAACCGGAACCAGACATAAGCGACGATAGCGAGAATGCCTGCTGCAACGGCGATGAAGCCGGTCATGCGCAGTTCGCTCGAAACGGCGGGACCGACGACTTCGACACGCCTCTGCACGTAGTCGGCATCCGTCGCCGCAGTCACCTTTTTCAGGGCTTCCTGCTGCGCGGCTTCGCCGCCGGGCTGCTCTTCCAGGCGGACAAGAACGTCGTCAGGTGTACCGAACTCCTGAATCTGCACGTTACCGAGGCCGAGGCCGTTAAGCTTCTCGCGCAGTGCGCTGATATCGGCTTTTCCGGATTTCGTCTTCAGCTCGACAAGAGAGCCGCCCTTGAAGTCCACGCCATAGTTCAAGCCAAGCGTCATGCAGAGCGCAAGGGAGATCAGCATGGCGATGATCGACGCCGCGAGCGCCGGGCCCTTGAACTTCATGAAGGGCAAGCGAAGGTCGTGCGGGAAGAAGTCGACGCCCTTGAAGACGGGAATGAGTTTCATCAACACGGAAGGCGTCTCCTAGACCGGAACGGTCTGAATGCGGCCCTTGGGCTGGGCCCTGAGCCAGAACCAGATGAGCATTCGCACGACCGTCACAGACGCGAAGATCGAAGTCAGAATGCCGATTGTAAGCGTGACGGCGAAGCCGCGGATCGGACCGGAGCCGAGCCAGAACATGATGATGGCGCAAGCCAGCGTCGTCAGCTGGCTATCGGCGATCGTCACGAAGGCGCGCTGGAAGCCGGCGTCGATGCCTGCAACCGGCGTCTTGCCGGTGCGCAGTTCTTCGCGGATACGCTCATAGATCAGAACGTTAGCGTCGACGGCCATCGCGACGCCAAGAACGAGACCAGCGATGCCGGGCAACGTCAGCGTCGAGCCAATGAGCGTCATCAACGCCACCGTCATGATCAAATGCACGATGAGGCCGACACAGGCGAAAATACCGAACGTCCCGTACGCAAGAACGGTCAGAATAACGACCGCGATACCGCCGATCGTACCTGCCAGCTTACCATCGGCAATGGAGTCAGCGCCGAGCGACGGGCCGACCGTGCGTTCTTCAACGATGGTCAACTTCGTGGGCAGCGAACCCGAGCGGAGCTGAACGGCGAGACGGGTCGAACTTTCGACGGTGAAATTACCGGAAATCTGGCCGGAACCACCGAGAATCGGCTCGCGAATGACTGGCGCAGAGAGAACCTTGTCGTCGAGCACGATGGCGAACGGACGGCCGACATTGTCTTTCGTGAAGTTCGCAAACTTACGCGCGCCAACCTGATTGAAGCGGAAGTTGATGACGGGTTCGCCGGTGCGGCTGTCGAAGCCCGGCTGGGCGTCGGCGAGGTCTTCACCCTGCACCACCGGCGTTTCGCGCAACAAATAGGAACGCGGACCGCCGTCGTCCTTGTCGGCGGGATAAATCTTATAGCCCGTCGGAATGCTGGTCTGCTGGGCTTCGTCAGCGGACATCGACGGATTGACTTCGTGGAACGTCAGCTTCGCAGTTTCACCGATAAGCGCTTTCAGTTCTTTGGTGTCTTTCAGACCGGGGAACTGGATCAAAATACGATCGGTACCCTGCCGGACAATGGTCGATTCCGAGGTGCCGAGATTGTTCACGCGACGGTTGATCGTTTCGATCGACGCAGCGGCAGCATTCGAAAGGCGGGCGCGCAAACCGGCTTCGGTCGGCTTGATAATGATCGTGCCGGGATCGTTGCCTTCGCTGACATCAACATCGTAGCCGCCGGTTCCGAGCACGGCGCTGCCGATCGTCTGGCGGACCTTGTAGAGTTCCTTGATCGCCTTGTCGCGCTCGTCAGGCTTTGCAAGCTTCACGACGAGCTGTGAACCCTGAGCGCCAATGCCGGTGAACCCGATCCGCGCGTCACGCAGCACTTTGCGCGATTCATCCCGGAGATTGTTCAGCCAATCTTTCTTGATTTCGTTCTGATCCATCTCAAGCAGCAAGTGCGCGCCGCCTTGTAGGTCAAGGCCGAGAGGCATCTGCTTATGCGGGATATACCAGGGCCACGACGCAACCGTCTCTTTCGAGAAGAGGTTCGGCATCGCGACCAAGATCCCGGCGAGACAGGTCAGCAGGATGAGAAAAACTTTGGTGCGGGTAAAGTGCAGCATCGGAAACGGATCTCGTGCATTAGGCGATGTGCGGATCAACAGCCGCACACCGGGCGCATCCTACTTTTCGCACACGGACCGATCGCGATCACGTTGCGACTTTGACAGATTTAGCCTTCTTTGACGGGTTCGCCTTTGGAGCGCACTTCCATCAAGGTGCTCTTCACGATGCGGACTTTCAGGTTGTCTGCGAGTTCGACTTCGATCTCGTCGCTGGTGTCGGAGACCTTGATCACCTTGCCGA from Hyphomicrobium sp. MC1 harbors:
- a CDS encoding squalene/phytoene synthase family protein gives rise to the protein MTDAVATTASFDTVRTSARTHAPDRFYAALFAPAAARDDLIALAAFTGEIERISRQVSEAMLGEIRVAWWRDAFLSRGESGRSGNPVLDAFAEVIRRRSLSLGRIESYLEAHADALYAEQPASDEDLIARLRIIDGTPFLLAGAILGVDLDEALVDAAARASGFARLGIELPYALMHGRAPLPMPRSPNPYDQKEVTDWRPQIAWMAAEGRRGLANVRRHLTGKPRLFTTALLPLALVEPYFRALQKPRHEPAREIVDVAPMARLWRIARAQWSGRI
- a CDS encoding Mth938-like domain-containing protein, encoding MTRDVARYPYETPITAYGNGGFRFADMSHRGSVLCLPSGVWAWPATSVDALTDGDIAFLLNLVEPPITVLFGTGEKQLWPKPEIYEAFAKAGIGLEPMSTGAAARTYNILIAEKRPIAAALIAVP
- the secF gene encoding protein translocase subunit SecF is translated as MLMKLIPVFKGVDFFPHDLRLPFMKFKGPALAASIIAMLISLALCMTLGLNYGVDFKGGSLVELKTKSGKADISALREKLNGLGLGNVQIQEFGTPDDVLVRLEEQPGGEAAQQEALKKVTAATDADYVQRRVEVVGPAVSSELRMTGFIAVAAGILAIVAYVWFRFEWQFALGAVVALTHDVLVTAGIFSLFRFEFDLSTVAALLTILGYSVNDTVVVSDRIRENLRKFKKMELNELLNLSINETLSRTILTGATAVAVLLSLYIFGGEVIRSFNLAMLLGVVIGTYSSIFIAAPLLGYLGVKRDWSDAAAKAMATTKSKAKA
- the secD gene encoding protein translocase subunit SecD, coding for MLHFTRTKVFLILLTCLAGILVAMPNLFSKETVASWPWYIPHKQMPLGLDLQGGAHLLLEMDQNEIKKDWLNNLRDESRKVLRDARIGFTGIGAQGSQLVVKLAKPDERDKAIKELYKVRQTIGSAVLGTGGYDVDVSEGNDPGTIIIKPTEAGLRARLSNAAAASIETINRRVNNLGTSESTIVRQGTDRILIQFPGLKDTKELKALIGETAKLTFHEVNPSMSADEAQQTSIPTGYKIYPADKDDGGPRSYLLRETPVVQGEDLADAQPGFDSRTGEPVINFRFNQVGARKFANFTKDNVGRPFAIVLDDKVLSAPVIREPILGGSGQISGNFTVESSTRLAVQLRSGSLPTKLTIVEERTVGPSLGADSIADGKLAGTIGGIAVVILTVLAYGTFGIFACVGLIVHLIMTVALMTLIGSTLTLPGIAGLVLGVAMAVDANVLIYERIREELRTGKTPVAGIDAGFQRAFVTIADSQLTTLACAIIMFWLGSGPIRGFAVTLTIGILTSIFASVTVVRMLIWFWLRAQPKGRIQTVPV